The genomic region GGAGCCAGGCGACGCCGGAGCGGTAGGCGGGCGGGGGCGTGGCGGCGGTGCGCCAGGTGCGGCCGCCGTCGCCGGTGTGCGCGGCGGCGTTCGGTGAGGGCCGGCCGGGGGTGAAGTCGCCGCCGACGGCGAGACCGTGGGTGCGGTCGCGGAAGGCCAGCGCGAAGACGCCGCGGGCCGGGTCGCCCGCCGGGAGGGGCGTGGCGGTGGCCGTCCAGGTGTGTCCCCGGTCGGCGGAGTGCAGCACGCGCGCGTGCGCGGCCCCGCCCGTGGCGAGCCAGACGTCCTTCGGCCCGGAGGCGACCAGGCACTGGCCGCTCGCGGCGAACCCGGCCTCGCCCTCCTGCGCGGCCGGCATGCCCTCGTCCGGCAGCACCTCCCAGGTGCTGCCGCCGTCGCGGGTCGACAGGATGCGGAACTTTCCGTCCACCGGGTCGCTCATCGCGAGGCCGTGGCGGTGGTCGAAGAAGGTCAGGCAGTCGTAGAAGGCCTTCGGGTCGGTGTTGCGGAAGGACTCCGTCCAGGTCATCCCGCCGTCGTCGGTGCGGTACACGCGGGACGCCTCGCCCTCGCCGATGGCCAGGACCACGGCCCGGCGCGCGTCGAACGCCTCGACGTCCCGGAACTGCAACTCCGCCGCGCCCGGGGGCGAGACGTTCCGCCAGGTGGCGCCGCCGTCGGTGGTGCGCAGGACGGTGCCGCCGGTCCCGGCGAGCCAGGCGGTGTTCCGGCTGACGGCGGCCAGGCCGCGGAACCGTACGTCCGGAGTGCCGGTGTCCTTGAGCTCCCAGTGCGGCATCCGGCGCTCCGGCTCGTGCGCCTGCGCCGGCACGGCGGTCAGGGCCGCGAGTGCGGCCAGTGCTGCCGCGCCCGCCGCCACTCCGGTCGCCCTGCTCCG from Streptomyces chartreusis NRRL 3882 harbors:
- a CDS encoding oxidoreductase, whose translation is MRRLGSTRRTGRTRSRATGVAAGAAALAALAALTAVPAQAHEPERRMPHWELKDTGTPDVRFRGLAAVSRNTAWLAGTGGTVLRTTDGGATWRNVSPPGAAELQFRDVEAFDARRAVVLAIGEGEASRVYRTDDGGMTWTESFRNTDPKAFYDCLTFFDHRHGLAMSDPVDGKFRILSTRDGGSTWEVLPDEGMPAAQEGEAGFAASGQCLVASGPKDVWLATGGAAHARVLHSADRGHTWTATATPLPAGDPARGVFALAFRDRTHGLAVGGDFTPGRPSPNAAAHTGDGGRTWRTAATPPPAYRSGVAWLPHSRTAALAVGPTGTDLTTDGGRTWRTVDTGSYDTVDCTPDHGCWAAGEKGRVARLEH